The genomic segment CGATCGCGGAGCCCGGCGAACGCGCGGAGATCGGCGAAACCCGCGATGGCGCATGGGCCAATGCGGTCGCCCGTGTCAGTGGAACCGCCATTGCGATCGACTACGGACACACCCGTGACGACCGACCTCCGTACGGCAGCCTGCGCTCATACGTGAGCGGCCGCGAGACCGAGGTGATCCCAGATGGCACGCGTGATGTCACCGCCCACGTCGCCGTCGATTCAGTCGCCACAGCTGTCGGCGCGACCATCCGTACGCAGCGCGAAGCCCTCGGCAAACTCGGGCTCGACGCGGGCAGGCCGCCACTCGAACTCGCGACGACAGATCCCACGGCTTACCTCAACGCTCTCGCCGCAGCTGGCGAGGCTGGCGAGCTTGTCGCAAAAAGCGGGCTCGGTGACTTCTGGTGGCTCATTACAGACACCCGCGGTCATGGAACACTGACCGCATGACGCGTTTGCTGATCAGGTCTGGCAAGGACCCGTTCACGCCAGTACTGGCCGAGGCGACTCTCACGCAGGACGTCTTCAACAGCAACAGCGGCAACTTTCTGTTCCAACACTCGGTCTGGAAGGCGCTGTCGGTCGACGGTGCGGAGCTCACCTCCAACGGCACGCTCTCGGAGCGGATGCCGCCCGAGGAAGGCGACGCGGCACGCGTCAACGAGTTCGACCATTTCGTCATCCCGCTCGCAAACGCCTTTCGTCCCGATTTCGAGTCGCGTCTTGAGCGACTGAACGAGCTGCTCGAGGGCGTCACCGTTCCGACCACAGTTGTCGGCATCGGCGCGCAAGCCGCACACGGTCAGGGCATCGAATCGCTCGCCGGGATCTCTGAAACGGTGAAGCGCTTCGTCGGTCTTGTCCTCGATCGCTCGGCCTCGATCGGCGTACGTGGCGAGTTCACCAAGTCCTATCTCGAGAGTCTCGGCTTCCCCTCCGACTCGATCGACATCATCGGCTGCCCGTCGATCTTCCTGCACGGTCGCGACTTCACGGTCAACAAGAAGGTCGACGCGATCGCGGCCGACAGTCCCCTGGCTCTCAACCTCACCCCTGAGGTGCCGGGCATCGGCGCGTTCGCTGTGGCCCAGGCCGAGCGCCACCCGAACCTGACGTACATCGCCCAGGACTCACATGATCTGCGGTTGCTGCTGTGGGGCACGCCGTCGCCCAAGGTTCAGGACCCGCTGGTTCCGGTGCACTTCGATCACCCGATGTACCAGGGCGATCGCATCCGACTGTTCCTCGACACCTGGACTTGGTACGACTTCCTGGCCACGCAGGACTTCGCGTACGGAACGCGATTCCACGGCAACGTCGCGGCCCTGCTCGCCGGCACTCCGGCGATGCTGCTCGCCCATGACTCGCGCACGCTGGAGCTCGCCGAATATCACCGCATGCCCTTCACCGTGATGCCCGAGTTCGGCACCGACGTGAAGGCGGCCGACCTCTACGCCGCAACGGATCTGACGGAATTCAATGCGGCACTCCCCGAGGGCTTCGACCGCTACACGGCGTTCCTGGATCGCAACGGTCTCGACCACATCTGGAAGTCCGGTTCGGGCCAGTCCGATTTCGACGCTCGGGTCGCCTCCGCCACGTTCCCACCGCCCGTACAGCCGCTGGTTTCCTCCGACGGACACGAGATCGCCGCGAGACTGCGGTGGCTCTCGACGAACCACGTTCAGGACATCACCCGCAACAAGCAGGCTTACCAACACCCGTACCCGCACCCGCTGTGGTCCGGTGCAGGCAGCAGGCACGCGCGACTCCAAGCCGCGACGTCGAAGAAGATCTCGGCACAGAACGCGGTCATCGCCGCCCAGAAGAAGCAGATCGACGCGCTGGCTGCACGGATCAAGCTGGTCGAGGAGTTCGAGCGAACGTCTCCCTGGGGAGTCACCAAACGGGCGTTCAACAAGTTCAAGCGTCTGTTCTCACGCTCATGACAGAGGTCACCGCGAGCGTTGGTACGGGCTTCGCCACCACCGACATGGTGCTCAACATCGGGCCCCAGCACCCCGCCACGCACGGCGTACTCCGCCTGCGCCTCACGCTCGACGGTGAACGCGTCATGGCCTGCGAGCCGATCATCGGCTACATGCACCGCGGCGTGGAGAAGCTCTTCGAGGTGCGCGACTACCGCCAG from the Aeromicrobium panaciterrae genome contains:
- a CDS encoding polysaccharide pyruvyl transferase family protein, with amino-acid sequence MTRLLIRSGKDPFTPVLAEATLTQDVFNSNSGNFLFQHSVWKALSVDGAELTSNGTLSERMPPEEGDAARVNEFDHFVIPLANAFRPDFESRLERLNELLEGVTVPTTVVGIGAQAAHGQGIESLAGISETVKRFVGLVLDRSASIGVRGEFTKSYLESLGFPSDSIDIIGCPSIFLHGRDFTVNKKVDAIAADSPLALNLTPEVPGIGAFAVAQAERHPNLTYIAQDSHDLRLLLWGTPSPKVQDPLVPVHFDHPMYQGDRIRLFLDTWTWYDFLATQDFAYGTRFHGNVAALLAGTPAMLLAHDSRTLELAEYHRMPFTVMPEFGTDVKAADLYAATDLTEFNAALPEGFDRYTAFLDRNGLDHIWKSGSGQSDFDARVASATFPPPVQPLVSSDGHEIAARLRWLSTNHVQDITRNKQAYQHPYPHPLWSGAGSRHARLQAATSKKISAQNAVIAAQKKQIDALAARIKLVEEFERTSPWGVTKRAFNKFKRLFSRS